DNA sequence from the Streptomyces sp. HUAS 15-9 genome:
CCGTGACCCGGGCGGAGGGCCTCATGCTGCAGGCCTTCCGCGGGTCCGATCTCGTCGAGGGCGTGGCCAGTCACCTCGACAAGCGCCCACCGAATTTTCCCTCCCTCCCGGTCAGGAGTTCACATGTCCGTGTTTGAGATGTCGGACCGCGCCAAGAAGTACCAGGCGGATCTGCTGGAGTTCATGGATTCGCATGTCTACCCAGCTGAGGCGGTGTACCACGAGCAGATGCGCGCGTCGGGTGACCCGCACTTCCACCCGCCGGTCATCGAGGACCTCAAGGCGGAGGCACGGGAGCGCGGACTGTGGAACCTCTTCCACCCGCATCCCGAGTGGGGCCCGGGGCTGACGAACCTCGAGTACGCGCCGTTGGCGGAGATCATGGGGCGCAGCCACATCGCGTCCGAGGCGTGCAACTGCAATGCTCCCGACACCGGCAACATCGAGGTGCTCACGCTGTTCGGCAGTGACGAGCACAAGGAGAAGTACCTCAAGCCCCTGCTCGACGGAACCATGGCCTCGGCCTTCGCGATGACCGAGCCACGTGTCGCCAGCTCCGACGCCACCAACATCGAGTTGCGGATGGAGCGCGACGGCGACGAATACGTGCTCAACGGCCGCAAATGGTTCGCGTCCAACGCCCTGCACCGCAACTGCAAGGTGCTCATCGTCATGGGGAAGACGGACCCCACCGCTGCTCCGCACCGGCAGCAGTCGATGATGGTGGTCCCGATCGACGCCCCCGGGATCACGGTGATGCGCGGCCTGCCGGTGTTCGGCTACCAGGACCGTGAGGGGCACGCCGAAATCGACTTCACCGACGTACGGGTGCCGGCAAAGGACGTTCTCAAGGGCGAGGGAGAGGGGTTCGCGATCAGCCAGGCTCGGCTCGGGCCCGGTCGTATCCACCACTGCATGCGGGCCATCGGCGCGGCCGAGCGGGCGCTGGAGCTGATGTGCCGGCGCGCGCAGTCGCGGGTGACGTTCGGTCGTCCGGTTGCCGAACGGTCCAACATCCAGGATTGGATCGCGGAAGCGCGGATCGACATCGAGATGATCCGCCTGCTCACGCTCAAGGCCGCGTATCTGATGGACACGGTCGGGAACAAGGAAGCGCGCACCGAGATCGCGGCCATCAAGGTGGCCGCTCCGAACATCGCGTTGAAGATCATCGACCGCGCGATCCAGGTGCACGGAGCGGCGGGAGTGACCGAGGACTTCCCGTTGGCGATGATGTACGCGCACCTGCGGACGCTGCGGCTGGCGGACGGCCCTGACGAGGTCCACAAGCGGGCCATCGCCCGACAGGAACTGCGGCAGTACCGCGACGCGGCGACGGCGACGGCGGCGGTGAGCTGAGATGGCGGGACTGGATCTCACGGGTCGCACCGCCGTCGTCACGGGCGCCTCGCGCGGGATCGGGCTGGCGATCGCCCAGGCCATCGCCGCCGCCGGCGCAAACGTTGTCCTCACCTCCCGGTACCAGGAGGCGGCTGACGCCGCCGCGGCCCAGGTCGGGGGCACGGCGGTCGGCGTCGGTGCGCACGCGGTCGACGAAGAAGCGGCCCGGCACTGTGTGGATCTGACGCTCGAGCGCTTCGGGAGCCTGGACATCCTCGTCAACAACGCGGGGACCAACCCGGCCTTCGGGCCGGTCATCGATCAGGACCACGGCAGGTTCGCCAAGACCTTCGACGTGAACCTGTGGGCTCCCGTCCTGTGGACGGGGCTGGCCACGCGGGCCTGGATGGGCGAGCACGGCGGTGTGGTCGTCAACACCGCGTCGGTCGGCGGCATGGCCTCCGAGGCGAACATCGGGTTGTACAACGCGTCGAAGGCCGCACTGATCCACCTCACAAAGCAACTGGCCCTGGAACTCTCGCCGAAGGTTCGCGTCAATGCGGTGGCACCGGGTGTGGTGCGCACGAAGCTGGCCGAGGCCCTGTGGAAGGAGCACGAGCAGGCCGTGTCCGCATCGATGGCGCTGGGCCGCATAGGGGAGCCTGCCGACATCGCCTCGGCGGTCGCGTTTCTCGTCTCGGACGCGGCGAGTTGGATCACCGGTGAGACGATGGTGATCGACGGCGGGCAGCTGCTCGGTGACGCGCTCCCGTTCAGGCGGGGAGCCGGCATCGGTGTCTAGCGCGGACATCGTCGGAATCGACGCCGGAGCGGTGAGCCGCTGGTTCGAGACCCTCGGCGTCGACTTCGCCGGGCCGTTGACCTTCGACCGGATCGGGCTCGGCCAGTCGAATCTGACCTACCTGGTACGGGACCAGAACGGCCGCAGGTGGGTGCTGCGGCGCCCACCGCTGGGTCTCCTGCTGGCGTCGGCGCACGACGTGGCCCGTGAGGCGCGGATTCTGACCGCTCTGGAGGGCACCGCCGTCCCGACTCCGCGGGTGCTCGGGCTGACAGACGATCCCGCCGTGACCGACGTCCCGCTGCTGCTCATGGAGTTCGTGGACGGCCAGGTCGTCGACAGGATGTCGATCGCGCGGTCGTTGACGCCCGAGCGCCGCCGGGCGATCGGGATGTCGTTGCCGCGGACGCTGGCGAAGATACACGCGGTCGATCTCGAGGTGACCGGGCTGACCGGCCTGGCCAGCCACAAGCCGTACGCGCAACGTCAGCTCAAGCGGTGGTCGGCCCAGTGGGAGAGGTCCAGGACCCGCGAGCTGCCCGCTCTGGAGGACCTCACCCGGCGCCTCGTCGCGGCCGTCCCGGAGCAGCGCGAACTGACGCTCGCGCACGGCGACTTCCATCTGCGCAACGTCATCACCTCCTACGACAGCGGGGAGGTGACCGCGGTGCTCGACTGGGAGCTGTCGACGCTGGGGGATCCACTGGCGGACATGGGCAGCCTGCTGGCCTACTGGCCGGCCAAGGGTGAGAACACCTCGGGTGACTTCGTCGCGACCGCTCTCGACGGCTTCCCGACCCGCGAGGAACTCGTGGCTGCCTACTTGGCGGCGTCGGGACGTGACCTGACGGCGCTGGGCTACTGGCACACGCTGGGACTGTGGAAGGTCGCGATCATCGCGGAGGGCGTCATGCGGCGCGCGATGGATGAACCGCGGAACAAGGCCGCGTCCGGGACTCCGACCGCAGAGCGCATCGACGCACTGGTGGCGAAGGCCCACGACGTGGCGGACACGGCAGGTATCTGAACCGATCGCCTGCCCACGGGACTTTGACACTCACGCATACAGGAAAGGAGCGGTGATGAGGCAAGCAGTCCTCGTATCGACGGAGCGTACACCGATCGGGAAGGCGTGCATCGGCGGCGGCAAGGGCGCGGCAGAGCGGATCGGGGTGGTGTCGTGAACCCCGCCGCACTGTTCGATGTGAGCGGAAAGACCGTGGTCGTGACCGGCGGTTCACGCGGAATCGGGCTGATGATCGCGCACGGATTTGTTGCCGCCGGGGCCACGGTGATCATCAGTTCCCGCAAGGCCGAGGCGTGCGAGAAGGCGGCAGCTCAGTTGTCCGCACTGACGTCCCCCGGCGCCGGAACCTGTCTGGCGCACCCGGCGGATCTGTCCACGGCCGCGGGCCTCGAGAGCTTGGCCGAGCGGGTCGCGGAGGTCGCCCCGCGGCTGAACGTCCTGGTCAACAATGCGGGAGCCGCCTGGGGCGCGCCGATCGGCGAGTTCCCCGACTCGGGCTTCGACAAAGTGCTGAACGTCAACGTCAAGGCTGTCTTCTCACAGACGCAACGGCTGCTGCCGCAGTTGCGGGCGGCCGCCACCGCGGAGGACCCCGCGCGAGTGATCAACATCGGGTCGATCGACGGGCTCGTCGTCTCCGCGTCCGACAACTTCTCCTACGTCGCGAGCAAGGCGGCGGTGCACATGCTGACCCGCAAGATGGCCGCCACGCTGGCGAGTGATCACATCACAGTCAACGCCCTTGCGCCTGGCCCGTTCCCGACCAAGATGATGGCGCACGTCCTGGACGACCGCGAGCTGCGGGACGCCGTGGTCGAACGGGTGCCCCTCGGCCGCGTCGGCACCCCTGAGGACATCGCGAGTCCGGCGATCTTCCTCGCCTCCCGCGCGGGCGCATACCTGACGGGCACGGTGATCCCCGTGGACGGCGGGATCTCCGGGACGCGCTGACCGGCCGCATGTGAAGGTCACCGCGCCGCAAGCGAAACCCCCACACACTCTCTTCCCTGAAAGGCGGGTTCGGCCGCGATGAGCTGGTTCGACGACAGGCCGTGGACGGTGCAGTACACCGAACGGATGGCGGAGGTGGAACCGGTCCCCGACCACACCACGCTGGAGTTGCTGGCCGACGCGGTGGCCACCGCCCCCCAGGACCCGGCCATCACCTACCTCGGTGGCACGCTGACCTACCGGGAGGTGGACGAGCTCACCGACGGGGTGGGTGTGGCCTCGCGAGGTCGAGGACGCCCTCTACCGGCATCCCGCGGTGCGCGAAGCGGCCGTGGTCGGTGGTCCGAACCCTACCGCGGCGAGACGGTGGCGGCTTTTGTCAGTCTCAGGCCCGGAGGATCCGTCGAGCCCGAAGAGTTGGTCGCCTACTGCCGCGAGCACCTGGCCGCCTACAAGGCCCCTCGGACCGTCAGCATCCGGGACGAGCTGCCCAAGACCACCAGCGGCAAGATCCTGCGCCGTGAACTGCGCGGGGCGACGTCCTCGTGACGAGCGAGAGGAGCCGAAGCATGGCCGGCCTGCCAGAGGTCCTGGCCCTCGACGAGATCGGCCCGGACCGGTTCCGGTCCGGCCCGATCCCCAGCGAGTGGGCGCGGACGTTCGGTGGCCAGATCGCCGCCCAGTCGCTGATGGCCGCGGCGCGTACCCTCGACCGGTCGTACTCGGCTCACTCGCTGCACGGGTACTTCCTGCGGCCCGGCCGTCCGCAGGAGCCGACCGACCATCTGGTCGAGCGGATACGCGACGGCGGCAGCTTCTGCACCCGCCGGGTGACCGCAGTTCAGGCGGGGGAGGCGATCTTCACGGTGACGGCGTCGTTCCATCGCGGGGACGAAGGGTTCTCCCACCAGGTGGGCATTCCGGCGGTGCCGGCACCTGACGACATCCCGGAGTCCGACCGCATCAACGGCTGGGGCATGCCGCGGCCCGCGGAGTGGCGCGACTGGGAGATGCGATGGGTGCCCAGGGGCGAGACCAGTCACGTCCCGGGGGCACCGGCCTGCCAGCGGGTGTGGATCCGGTACGGACGTCCGCTGCCGGACGACGGTGCCGTCCACGCCTGCGCACTGACCTATCTCAGCGACATGGCGCTGCTGGGCTCCGCGCGGCTGCCACATCCCCGAACCGCCGTACAGGGTGCGTCGTTGGACCATTCGCTGTGGTTCCTGCGTCCCTTCCGCGCCGACGAGTGGCTGCTGTACGACCAGGTCTCCCCGTCGGCCGAGCACGGCCGGGCGCTCACCCGCGGAAGGCTGTTCGACACGGGCGGGCGTCTGGTGGCCGCCGTCGCGCAGGAGGGACTCATGCGCTTCGACCGGTCCCGGCCGACGGCGCGCGGTGACAGGGAGATGTCCCTGCCATCCCCCGCTTCAGTTGTCCCCGACCCGCGTTGACCACCGATTCGTCAAGGAAGTGGTGTCACCCATGTCCACCCAGTACAGCGTCATCGGACGCACAGCGATCCTCCGCCTCGACAATCCGCCGGTCAACGGGCTCGGCCACGCGACACGGCAGGGCACGGTGCAGGGTCTGCACCGTGCCCTCGACTCCGGCGACGTCGATGCCGTCGTGCTCACCGGCCGCGAGGGATTCTTCTCCGCCGGGGCCGACATCACGGAGTTCGGGACGCCCAGGACCACCGCGGAGCCGACGCTCGGCGACCTCATCGCGGCGCTGGAGGCAGCGGACAAGCCCGTCGTGGCCGCGATCGACGGCACATGTTTCGGCGGCGGACTGGAGCTCGCACTGGGCGCCCATTACCGGGTTGCGACGTCGAAGAGCAGGATCGGGCTCCCCGAGGTGAACCTGGGACTGGTCCCCGGCGCCGGCGGCACCCAGCGGCTGCCACGTCTGGTGGGGGCCGCGGTGGCGGCGGACATGATCAGCGGCGGTGCACCGCGTAGGGCGCGGGAGCTCGGAGACCTCCCGGGACAACGGCTCTTCGACCGGGTCGTGGACGGCGACGTGATGGCGGCGGCGCTGGAACTCGCGGCCGAGATGGCCGCGGTACGGCCGCTCCCGCGGGTCCGGGACCTGAGTGTGGGTCCCGGCGACGCGGGCGCGGTGAGCGCGATGCGGGAGCGCCTGGGCCGGCGCAGCCGAGGATTCCTGGCGCCGGCGGCGGCTCTCGCTCTGGTCGAGAAAGCGGCGACCACACCGTTCGAGGAGGGGCTGGCCGAGGAGCGGAAGACGTTCCTGGAGTTGATGAACGGCGACCAGTCGGCCGCCCTACGCCATGCGTTCTTCGCCGAGCGGGCCGCCCGCAAGGTCCCCGACATCCCGCCCGGGACGTCGGCCCGGAGGGTGGACACGGTGGCGGTCATCGGTGCCGGAACGATGGGTGGCGGCATCGCGATGAACTTTCTGGACGCAGGGATTCCGGTGACCGTCGTGGAGAGCAGCCAGGAGGCGCTCGACCGGGGCCTGGGCGTCATGCGCGGCAATTACCAACGCCAGGTGGCCAAGGGGAAACTGACGTCTGACGGCCTGGAGCGGCGCATGGCGCTCCTGACGCCGACCCTGGACTATGCGGACGTGTCGGACAGCGACCTGGTCATCGAGGCGGCCTTCGAGGACATGGACGTCAAGCGTTCGGTGTTCACCCGACTCGATGAGGTGGCGAAACCCGGCGCGATTCTCGCGTCGAACACCTCGACCCTCGACATCGACGCGATCGCCGCGGTCACCGGGCGCCCCGCGGACGTCCTCGGCATGCACTTCTTCAGCCCCGCGAATGTCATGAAACTGCTGGAGATCGTGCGCGGGGCCAAGACCGCGGACGACGTGCTGGTCACAGCCATGGCGGTGGGACAGCGGATCGGCAAGACCGGCGTGGTGGCCGGGGTGTGCGACGGCTTCATCGGCAACCGGATGCTGGCCAAGTACCGGGATGCTGCGATGGAACTCCTCCGCGCGGGCGCGACACCGGCCGATATCGATTCCGCCGCGGAGAACTTCGGCTTCGCCATGGGTCCGTTCCGGACATCCGACCTGGCGGGCAACGACATCGGATGGGCGATCCGCAAGCGGCGGTACGCGGAAGACCCCGACATGCCGCGGGACGAGATCGCCGATGCCCTGTGCGAAATGGGCCGGTTCGGGCAGAAGGTCGCTGCCGGGTGGTACGACTACAAGCCCGGCAGTCGCGAGGCGATCCCGAGCCCCGACGTCGACGACCTGCTGGCTTCGTTCCACGCCGAGCATGGCACCGAGCTCCGTAGCTTCGAGGCGGACGAGATCGTGCAGCGCCTCGTCTTCGCCCTCATCGACGAGGGCGCGCGCATCCTCGACGAAGGCATAGCCCTGCGCTCCTCCGACATCGACGTGGTCTACATCGCTGGGTACGGCTTCCCGAGGTACCGCGGCGGGCCGATGTTCTACGCCGACACGGTGGGTGCCGCCCATGTCCTCTCCGGACTCAGGCGGTTCCACGGAGATGACGGTTGGGAGCCCCCGCCGTTGCTGATGCGGCTGGCCGGCGAGGGCGGGACATTCGACTGACGCCACCACCGCAGAGGTGGGACCCGGCGGTTCCGCGGCGGCCCGGCGCGCGCAGCCCAGGGTTGTCACCCGGCAGGACTTGGCAGAGACCATCGGCGAGATCGACGTCGTCCTGGACACCGGCGGTGGCTCCTACGGGGAACGCTCCCTGCGTACCCGGCGCCCCGCCGGCCCACCGATCTCGATCCTGCCGCTGGAGGAGACCTTCCACAGCCGAGCAGGCCCGCGCCGCGGGAGCGCGAGCGGCGTTCATGCTCGTCGAACCCGATCGGGCCGCGTCGCGCGAGATCGTGTCTTTGATCGACAGCGGTCGGCTGCGCGTCGTAGTCGATGCGACCTGTCGAGCAGTGCCCCTTGACACTGTGCACAACCCAGCTGGGCCCGGTAGCAGGAGCGCCGGGCCCAGCGGGCTGAGCGGAGTGCGGACCGCGGCGTGCGGTCCGCCCCCGGATGGTCAGTTGCCGACCGCGGCCTGTGCCGGGAGGGTGACGATCATCTTGCCGGTGTTGTCGCCGCGGAGCATGCCGAGGAATGCCTCGACGTTGTTCTCGATGCCTTCCACGACGGTCTCCTCGTAGTGGAGCCTCCCTTCGCGGATCCAGCCGCCGACCTCCTGCACGAACTGCTGTTGCAGGTCGTTGTGGTCGGAGACCAGCAGGCCGCGCAGAGTGAGGCGCTTGCCGATGGCGAGCGCGAGGTTGCGCGGGCCGGGGGCCGGCTCGGTGGCGTTGTACTGGGCGATGGCCCCGCACAGCGCTGCCCGGCCGTGCACGTTGAGGGCACCGATCGCCGCCTGGAGGTGGTCGCCGCCGACGTTGTCGAAGTAGACGTCGATGCCGTCCGGGGCCGCCGCCCTGAGCTGCTCGGCCACGGGACCGTTCTTGTAGTTGAAGGCGGCGTCGAAACCGTACTTCTCGAGGAGCAGTCGGACCTTTTCGTCCGAGCCGGCGCTGCCGATGACCCGCTTGGCACCCCTGAGCCGGGCGATCTGTCCGACCTCGCTGCCGACCGTACCGGCCGCGCCGGAGACGAAGACAGTGTCACCCTCGTGGAACTCCGCCACACGCAGCAGGCCCGCGTAGGCGGTCAGTCCGG
Encoded proteins:
- a CDS encoding acyl-CoA dehydrogenase family protein; translated protein: MSVFEMSDRAKKYQADLLEFMDSHVYPAEAVYHEQMRASGDPHFHPPVIEDLKAEARERGLWNLFHPHPEWGPGLTNLEYAPLAEIMGRSHIASEACNCNAPDTGNIEVLTLFGSDEHKEKYLKPLLDGTMASAFAMTEPRVASSDATNIELRMERDGDEYVLNGRKWFASNALHRNCKVLIVMGKTDPTAAPHRQQSMMVVPIDAPGITVMRGLPVFGYQDREGHAEIDFTDVRVPAKDVLKGEGEGFAISQARLGPGRIHHCMRAIGAAERALELMCRRAQSRVTFGRPVAERSNIQDWIAEARIDIEMIRLLTLKAAYLMDTVGNKEARTEIAAIKVAAPNIALKIIDRAIQVHGAAGVTEDFPLAMMYAHLRTLRLADGPDEVHKRAIARQELRQYRDAATATAAVS
- a CDS encoding SDR family oxidoreductase, which encodes MAGLDLTGRTAVVTGASRGIGLAIAQAIAAAGANVVLTSRYQEAADAAAAQVGGTAVGVGAHAVDEEAARHCVDLTLERFGSLDILVNNAGTNPAFGPVIDQDHGRFAKTFDVNLWAPVLWTGLATRAWMGEHGGVVVNTASVGGMASEANIGLYNASKAALIHLTKQLALELSPKVRVNAVAPGVVRTKLAEALWKEHEQAVSASMALGRIGEPADIASAVAFLVSDAASWITGETMVIDGGQLLGDALPFRRGAGIGV
- a CDS encoding phosphotransferase family protein; this encodes MSSADIVGIDAGAVSRWFETLGVDFAGPLTFDRIGLGQSNLTYLVRDQNGRRWVLRRPPLGLLLASAHDVAREARILTALEGTAVPTPRVLGLTDDPAVTDVPLLLMEFVDGQVVDRMSIARSLTPERRRAIGMSLPRTLAKIHAVDLEVTGLTGLASHKPYAQRQLKRWSAQWERSRTRELPALEDLTRRLVAAVPEQRELTLAHGDFHLRNVITSYDSGEVTAVLDWELSTLGDPLADMGSLLAYWPAKGENTSGDFVATALDGFPTREELVAAYLAASGRDLTALGYWHTLGLWKVAIIAEGVMRRAMDEPRNKAASGTPTAERIDALVAKAHDVADTAGI
- a CDS encoding SDR family oxidoreductase, with protein sequence MNPAALFDVSGKTVVVTGGSRGIGLMIAHGFVAAGATVIISSRKAEACEKAAAQLSALTSPGAGTCLAHPADLSTAAGLESLAERVAEVAPRLNVLVNNAGAAWGAPIGEFPDSGFDKVLNVNVKAVFSQTQRLLPQLRAAATAEDPARVINIGSIDGLVVSASDNFSYVASKAAVHMLTRKMAATLASDHITVNALAPGPFPTKMMAHVLDDRELRDAVVERVPLGRVGTPEDIASPAIFLASRAGAYLTGTVIPVDGGISGTR
- a CDS encoding acyl-CoA thioesterase: MAGLPEVLALDEIGPDRFRSGPIPSEWARTFGGQIAAQSLMAAARTLDRSYSAHSLHGYFLRPGRPQEPTDHLVERIRDGGSFCTRRVTAVQAGEAIFTVTASFHRGDEGFSHQVGIPAVPAPDDIPESDRINGWGMPRPAEWRDWEMRWVPRGETSHVPGAPACQRVWIRYGRPLPDDGAVHACALTYLSDMALLGSARLPHPRTAVQGASLDHSLWFLRPFRADEWLLYDQVSPSAEHGRALTRGRLFDTGGRLVAAVAQEGLMRFDRSRPTARGDREMSLPSPASVVPDPR
- a CDS encoding 3-hydroxyacyl-CoA dehydrogenase NAD-binding domain-containing protein, with the protein product MSTQYSVIGRTAILRLDNPPVNGLGHATRQGTVQGLHRALDSGDVDAVVLTGREGFFSAGADITEFGTPRTTAEPTLGDLIAALEAADKPVVAAIDGTCFGGGLELALGAHYRVATSKSRIGLPEVNLGLVPGAGGTQRLPRLVGAAVAADMISGGAPRRARELGDLPGQRLFDRVVDGDVMAAALELAAEMAAVRPLPRVRDLSVGPGDAGAVSAMRERLGRRSRGFLAPAAALALVEKAATTPFEEGLAEERKTFLELMNGDQSAALRHAFFAERAARKVPDIPPGTSARRVDTVAVIGAGTMGGGIAMNFLDAGIPVTVVESSQEALDRGLGVMRGNYQRQVAKGKLTSDGLERRMALLTPTLDYADVSDSDLVIEAAFEDMDVKRSVFTRLDEVAKPGAILASNTSTLDIDAIAAVTGRPADVLGMHFFSPANVMKLLEIVRGAKTADDVLVTAMAVGQRIGKTGVVAGVCDGFIGNRMLAKYRDAAMELLRAGATPADIDSAAENFGFAMGPFRTSDLAGNDIGWAIRKRRYAEDPDMPRDEIADALCEMGRFGQKVAAGWYDYKPGSREAIPSPDVDDLLASFHAEHGTELRSFEADEIVQRLVFALIDEGARILDEGIALRSSDIDVVYIAGYGFPRYRGGPMFYADTVGAAHVLSGLRRFHGDDGWEPPPLLMRLAGEGGTFD
- a CDS encoding NADP-dependent oxidoreductase translates to MSALPTTSREWHLVARPNGVPRPQDFALREVPVAEPGSGQILVRNVHLSVDPYMRGRMNDVKSYVPPFQLNQPMDGGAVGVFVAVGDDSSAGALAVGDHVLHGLGWREYALLDAANAVKADAGTAPLSTYLGVLGMPGLTAYAGLLRVAEFHEGDTVFVSGAAGTVGSEVGQIARLRGAKRVIGSAGSDEKVRLLLEKYGFDAAFNYKNGPVAEQLRAAAPDGIDVYFDNVGGDHLQAAIGALNVHGRAALCGAIAQYNATEPAPGPRNLALAIGKRLTLRGLLVSDHNDLQQQFVQEVGGWIREGRLHYEETVVEGIENNVEAFLGMLRGDNTGKMIVTLPAQAAVGN